CCACCGCGGCCATGCCCGCGCGGCGCAGCGTATGAAACACGCGAACCGGCTGCTGCCATAGCGGAGTCTCCTCCGCCACGTCAGCAGCCGGGCTGTGCGTGGTCTCTTCCAAACTCACCGTGGCTTGGTTTAGGCCTTCCACTTGTTCAGGAAATCCGTGACCGACTGCGCTTCCATGTAGCGCATGTCCGAAAACTCATTGCCCTGTGCGTACAGCACCTTGCCACGCGCATCCAGCACCGCCAACGCCGGAACACCCTTCAGCGCCATGCCAAAACGCTTGGCGATGTCGAGGTTCGCATCTTCGTGGCCAATGTTGACATTCACCTTCACGAAGTACTTCGCCAGCAGCGCATCGTTCGGCGCCTGGTTGAAGTACACGTCCAGCACCTGGCAATCGCCGCACCAGTCGCCACCAAAGTCGACGATGACGCGCTTGTGCTCGGCCTTCGCCTTCTTCAGCGCAGCCTGAAGGTCGCCCGCGGCTGCGGTCGTGTCCGGATAGATGTGGCGAGGCTGCGGATGAATCACCGGCTGGTGCATCGCCTTGCGCTGCTCCGGCGTAAGCTGCTGCGCCGCGTGGACGGAGGTTCCGAGAGGGCTACAGGCAGCGGCCGCCAGGATTGTCCCGAAGAGGGCCGAGGCAGCAACGATGCGTGTGCGAACTGAGGTTTCCATGATGCTTCCCATAATGCTCCTTCCCCGCGAGGAAACCAAGCCCGAGAAGCCGCAAAAGCAACGCGTTCGCACCACAAAATCATCGTACTTACCATGCGTGCCGCCACATCGCATGCACAGGACCCTTATGGACATCGAACAACTTCCGCCGAACCGCCCTAACTTTCAGCGTGTACTGCTTCTCTCAGCTGCCGCTCTGCTCTTGATCTTTGGGGTCGCCTTATATCTGCTGCGCACCTCAGGCACCGAACTGACGCCGCACCATGTAGCGACTCCCTCGGACGCCACCGGCCCGGCCACCTCGGGCAGCTAGCTCGCCGCGTAGTAGCCATCAGGAGCCTGCAGCTCCACCTTCTTGCCCTTGTCCGATCCATGAACGTCAAGGTCGAAGAGGTGATACGCCTGCCGTGCCGCCGGGCCTATCGGCGTGAACTCCACCCAGTACATCGCCTTCATGTCGGTAGCGATCGACGCCATGCCGTCCTCCAGCGTGTCGTGCCTCTCTCCGCTCAGGAACCGACCACCGCTGTTGCGGCTAAGCTTCGCCAACACCTGCGTGCCGTCTACATTCGGTCGATGCTCGCGGTCCCCGGTCGTCGGTTTGTTCTGCCCATTCGGCGAGTTGCCGCCGCCGCTTCCGCCCGTAGGTGAGCCAGACCCTGGATACGTCGACCCCGGCCAGCCTCCGATCGAAGGGCGACCACTCCCGCCGCCGTTGCCACCCTGCTGCCCGCCACGATTCCCCTGTCCTTCCCGCGGCTGCAGCTTCGTCGGCGTGTACGCCGTGTAGACCACCGCGCGCGTCCGCTCAATCGACTCCACCAGCTCCGTCGAAGACTTCTTCGAGCGAATGTCCACGCCGTCCGAAACGACGACCAGCACACGCCGTCCCTTTTCGCGCGCCAACACCTCTTCGCAGCTCAGGTACACCGCATCATTCAGCGAGTTGCCACCCGACTCGATGCGGCGGCCTTCTTTGTCGCGTCCTTCATCCGGCGGCATGTGCGGGTTGAACGTCGGCGAACTCGTGCCGAGCAGGTTCAGCGCCTTCACCAGCTTCGCGCGATCGTTCGTCGGCTCTTCGAGCAGCTCAATCTGCCTGGCAAACTGCACGACGAACATCTTGTCCCCCGGCTGCAGACCATCGATCAGCGCCCGCGCCGCACGCTTGGTGCGCTCCAGGTTATCGCGCTCGCCATCGCTTACATCCACCACCAGCCCAAGCACCACCGGTCCACCCGGCCCAGCGGTGACGCCGGTGACGGGCTGGTCCTTGCCATCGACTTTGATCGAGAAGTTGTCCTTACCAAGACCCGCGACGCCATCGCCCTTCTTATCGCGCACGACGATCGGCACGCTCACAGGAGCGCCCACGCGCAGCTTCTCTTCCTGCGCCCACGCCGCGCCAGCCACCAACGCCAACACCACTGCCGTCTTCATCCGCATACTGGCTATAGACGTTACACCCGCAGCCATGGACGACAAAAGCCTCCACAAAAGTAGAGGATCCGTCTGCAGCCGCTCTAACGAATCGGCAGAACCGATGTGGCTGCCAGGCGCGCTTTCAGCAGCACCGTCGTCTCGTCGCGGCTCACCGGACGGCCAAAGAGATACCCCTGCGCCAACGCACATCCCAGCCGCTGCAACTGCAGCGCCTGCTGCTCGGTCTCCACGCCTTCCGCCACCACGCGCATCCCCAGGCCATGCGCCATATCCAGCAGCGCCTTGATGATCACCACGCCGGAGTCGCCATCGGAGATGCGATGCACGAAGCTCTTGTCGATCTTCAGGATGTCTACCGGGAAATGCAGCAGATGCGTAAGCGAAGCAAACCCCGTGCCGAAATCATCCAGCGCGACGCGCAGCCCATCCGCTCGCAACCGCTCGATCTCTTCCGCGACTCGCCGATCATGCTCGTCCATGTAGACCGACTCGGTGACCTCGAGAATCACATGCTCCAGCGGCACACGGTACTTCGCAAACGCCGCCGCCACGCGCTCGCGCAACCGCTCCTTGCGAAAATCCGCGACCGAGAGATTGATGTTCACATGCCGCAGCGGCAAGCCTTCATCGATCCACAAACGCATGTCCCGCGCCACGAGTTCGAGCATCCGGTCCGTGACGAAGCTGCCCATCGAAAGGCTTTGCAGCGCTTCGCCAAACTGGTCCGCAGAAACCACGTCTCCTGCCGGCGTACGCACGCGGCACAGAGCCTCGAGGCTGACAATCTCCTGCGTATCGATGTGAACGATCGGCTGGTAATACGGCTCGACTCGCGCCTCAGCCAGCGCATGCGTCATCGTCTGCAGCACGCGAAACTCATGCGCCGCCGCACTGCTCAAGCTCTCCTCGTACTGAACGCACGAACCACGCCCCGTCTGCTTTGCATGATGCAGCGCAAGATTGGCTCGCTGCATGACACCCGCCACATCGATATGCGCCGAAGGCTGCGCCACGGCCACTCCGCAACTCACAGAGAGCGGAAAGTTCACATGCCCGGCACGGTCAGCCACCGTAGGAATCGCCGCGAGAATCTCACGACCGATCTGCGAAATCTTCTCTTCCGCATCCGCGCCATCGACGAACACCGCGAACTCATCGGCGTCGATCCGAAACAGCGGCGCAGGCGCAGTGATCTGCGAAACCAGCTTGCCGATCTCATGGATCAATCGGTCACCTGCCGAGTGCCCCAGCACGTCGTTGAATCGCGCAAGGCGATCGATGTCGAAGACCAGTACAGCAAACGGAGTCTCCGTATCCACGCCATAACGCTCCAGCGTTTTCAGAAAACTCGCACGGTTCCCTAACCCCGTCAGTAAGTCGACATAGGAAAGCCGAAAATTCTCCGCTCGCACCTCGTCGCGCTCCAGCGCCAGCGCGCACAGATCGACGCACTCCTCGACGATGCGACGCTCTTCTTCTGTAGGTCCGCGATGCTCCCTGTAGTAGAAACCGAACGCACCCAGCACACGACCATCACGCAACAGGATCGGGCTCGACCAGCACGCTGTCACACCGCTCTTCTCCGCGAGCATCTCCGCCAGCACCGGATAGTCGGCCCACAGCGGATCCGTGAAGATATCCGTCACGCTCACCGAAGCGCGGCGATAAGCCGCCGTGCCACAAGAACCAGAGGTCGGACCAACGCGTACGCCTTCGAGCGCCGCCGAATACTCCGGTGGAATGCTCGGCCCTGCGAGCGGATGCAACACGCCCTCATGATCGACGCGAATGACCGTGCAGATCGCTCCAGGCGCAAAGCGCTCTGCATAACGGCACACATGTTCGGCAGTTTCAGCCATCGTGCAGCCGCTGGCGATCATGTCGAGGATTTCCTGTTGAATCTCACCGCGCATAACTGCTCCGAGGGCGCTATCTATTCGGAATTCTAACGATGTCTCATCTCTCTTGAGGATACGGACAACGAGAGCGCCTTGGATTTGCGTAGCTACGCATAACTCACCCGATAACTTCCAGTACACGCAACAGAAAAAGACGGCATCCCGGGTTGGATGCCGTCTTTCCGGTGAGCAAGGAAAATCTTCTTAGTCGTCGTTGTCGCGCAGCTTCGCCAACAGGCTGAAGTCCTCAAGCGTTGTGGTATCACCCTTGATATCACCCGTCGTCGCCAGCTCACGCAACAGACGACGCATGATCTTGCCCGAGCGCGTCTTCGGCAGAATCGGCGTGAAGCGCAGATCATCGGGACGCGCCAGCGCACCGATCTCCTTCGCCACCCACTGTCGCAACTCCTGCTTCAACTCATCCGAAGGATCGAGGCCGTACTCCAGCGAAACGAACGCTGCAATTGCCTGCCCCTTCAACTCATCAGGACGTCCCACCACCGCCGCTTCCGCAACCTTCGGATGCGCCACCAGCGCGGACTCGATCTCCATCGTGCCCAGGCGATGTCCGCTGACGTTGATCACATCGTCCACGCGCCCCATCAGCCAGTAGTAGCCATCGGCATCGCAACGCGCGCCGTCACCCGTGAAGTAGCAGCCCGGGATCTCCGAAAAATATGCCTGCGCAAAGCGCTCGTCATCGCCCCAGATCGTGCGCGCCATCGACGGCCACGGCTTGCGAATCACCAGCAGACCACCGTGATCGTTCGGAACGGGGTCACCTTCCTTCGTCAGCACGGCAGGCTCAATGCCGAAGAACGGACGCGTCGCCGAACCCGGCTTCGTCGCAATCGCACCCGGAATCGGTGCCAGCATGTGGCCGCCCGTCTCCGTCTGCCACCACGTGTCGACAATCGGGCAGTTCTCATGCCCGACCTCGCGGTGGAACCACATCCAGGCCTCAGGGTTGATCGGCTCGCCCACCGTGCCCAGCAAGCGCAGCGAAGCCAGCGAGTGCTTGCGCACCTTGTCCACACCAAACTTGATGAACGCACGGATCGCCGTCGGTGCTGTGTAGAAGATCGTTACCTTGTGGTCGTCCACGATCTGCCAGAAGCGGTCCTGCTCCGGGAAGTTCGGCGCGCCTTCATACAGCAGTACCGTCGCGCCGTTCTGCAGCGGGCCGTACACCACGTAGCTGTGGCCGGTGATCCAACCGATATCCGCCGAGCACCAGTAGATGTCGTCGTCGTGAATGTCGAAGACATACTTCGTCGTCAGGTACGTCTGCACCGCGTAGCCGCCGGTCGTGTGCACCAGGCCCTTCGGCTTGCCGGTCGTGCCGCTCGTATACAGGATGAACAAAGGATCTTCGGCTTCCTGCTCGGCGCACGGACACTCAGCCGAAACCTTCGCCGCTTCCTCATGCCACCACGAGTCGCGCCCCGCCTTCATCGGCGTCTCGAACTTCGGCTCGCGCTGATACACGATCACCGAGCGCACATCCGGGCAGCTCTCAAGTCCGGCATCGACGATCTCCTTCAGCTTGATCGGCGCGCCACGGCGATAGCTCATGTCCTGCGTCACCACCACGCGGCAGTCGCAGTCCTTCACGCGGTCGGAGATGGCATGGGCCGCAAAGCCGCCAAAGATCACCGAGTGGATCGCGCCAATGCGCGCGCACGCCAGCACCGCAATCGCAAGCTCATTCGTCATGCCCATGTAGATGGCGACGCGATCGCCTTTCTTCACGCCATGCGCCTTCAGCACGTTGGCAAAGCGCTGCACTTCCACCAGCAGTTGGCTATAGGTCAGCTTTACGACCTGGCCCACCGGCTCACCTTCCCAGATCAGCGCAACCTTGTCGCCACGCCCCGCCTCCACATGGCGGTCCACGGCGTTGTAGCAAAGGTTCAGCTTGCCGCCCGTAAACCACTTCGGATCGGGGAACGTGCCCTCAAGCACCTTGTCCCACTTCTTCGACCAGGACAGCTCCTCGGCCGCCTCTGCCCAGAACAGCTCAGGGTGTTCGATCGAGCGGCGATACATCGCCTCCCACTCCATCTCACTCTTGATCCAGGCGCGGCTGGCAAACTCGGCCGGCGGCGGAAACACGCGGTTCTCGCGCATCAGTGAATCGAAGCTGCCTGAATCTGCGGTAGCTCCGCCCTGCGTGGAACCTTCGTTGTTCGTGCTCATTGCTTTCCTTTTCTTCTCTCTTCCAGCTTCTCTGCTGGCTTGTTCGTCGTGAGGAATGGTACCGGTTCGCTTCGTGTCGAAAATCGGCCAAATGTTTTATGCAACGCCAACGGTACGACAAGCCCGTGTTGACTGGCAACCACTGGAACGCTGTATTAGCAGGTATTATGCCGACCTCTATCGAAGGCACTACCTCGGGCGCGGCGAGGCGTCGCATTGTGAGACACCCATCCACCAACAACCGGGGTCTCTACGCCGCCCGCAGACCGCGAGCCGGACATCTGCGCCGGTGCAGATGTCGGTTTGCCGAAGTGTCCCCGCGACACACACCCACTCAACTTCGCCGCAGATCCGCCGATGAATGCCACCAGGTGAACTCATGGTCGCAATCACGTTCCTCTGTTTTCTGTTGTTGCCCTGCCTCCTCGCACAACGTTCTCGCGAGCTTTCGGATACAGAGGACGGCGCACCGCCGCGCAGGCGTCGCCGCAAAGTATGCTCAAGAGCATGGGCTTCGAGTGGGCGACAGTAATCGGATTTTTTCTCGGCTTTGTCTTCGGCGTCGGCTGCGCGCTCGCGGTGATGTACTCGATCTACATGGGCGGCTACCGCGCCGCTCTTCGGGACTCCGCCCTGCCCACCGCGCCGGAACGCCTCCTCAAGACGCGCAGCAAACTCGACTCCGCCAAAGGCTGATCTCCGCCAGCCAAAGACCGAGTGCCCCGTATCTCGCTTCTGAGACATGGGTTCGCAGGGCTCTCAGGAACTCGCCGCCTTCTACCGCGCCTCGAGCAGCTTCCGCAACTCCGCCACCTGCCGGGTCAGCTGGTCCACCGACTCCTGCAGCCCGGTCTCGCGGCTTTCAATCGGCGAGGGAGATTTACCCTGCACAAAAAATGTTCCGTTCGGTTCCAACGCGCACTCAGATACATCGGACGGGCTATTGAAACCGTTCCGGTTGAGGACTGATGTTAGATCACGATGGGTAAGGGCCTCAGCTTGCAACGCCTTTTCGTCCACGCGACCATCCTTGATCAGGATGGTGCGGTCGCCTTCCAGCGCGCTCGTCAGGCGCGGCGACCGGAAGATCGCCTTGCTCAGCAACCAGTTGATCCCCAGCAACCCTACCGCGCCGATAATGCCACCCGTCACCGAGTTGTCGTCGCCAATGATCGCATTCTGCACCGTGTTCGACAGGCAAAGCAGCACCACGAGGTCGAACGGATTCAACTGCGCCAGCTCACGTTTGCCGAAAATCCGCAGAAACCCGACCAGAACGATGTACATGATGACCGGTCGGGCCAGTTTTTCCACCACCGGAATCGGCAAGTGAAACATATTACTCATGGTTGTCGACAAAATTCCATGCATGGGTGCTCTCAGCCTCCTAGCGGCTACGCAAAACTCACAGGTGGGAGCCGCAATCGAACGCTCTCCCCGGAAAGAGCCATTGAGTTCCTCTACGGATGGGGCATAATCGTCCATATCGACGTAACGTTACCCAAGCGCGAGGGCTCCGGTTCGATCCAGACCACGCCTGAAACCTTCAGCCCTCACCATACGACAAAGATCAGCAACAAGCCTTATCCGGAAGCCTGAAAAGCCGCTTCCGGGACGACAGAAACCTAAGCAACTGCCATAGTTACCGACTAACAAATAACCAAAAACGGGCAGAAGAAACGTAATCCCGCAGAGAACATCTTCTGGTACTCTTGCGGTAACTTTCGCCCTACTGCATCCCTGTTGGAACATGCGTTCCTGCAGTCGGTTCTGATCAAAGGACTCAAAGAGACACATGGCCAAGCCTCTTCGCAGCGACGACCCGAACCCTAAATCGGTCCAGTTCAGCCAATTCGGCGTACTGGAAGATAAGCACCGCTCGAGCCGGTCGTTCATGGTATCGATCGGCATCAACGTCACGATCGCAGCCCTCATCGCGATTCTGGGTTTGGTCGCTAAAAATAACCCTGTCGTTGCCAAGAAGCTGACGGCGATCGCGCTTCCGCCCAAGCCGCCCGAACCGCCCAAGCCTGCGCCGAAACTCCCCAAGCCGCCTCCGCCGCCGCTTCCGAAGCCTCCTGTGATCAAGGAAGAGCCGAAGCCGCTGCCGGAGCCGAAGCCGCTGCCGGAACCCAAGCCCGTACCGGTTCCCGTAGTGCCCAAGCCTGTGCCGCCGACGCCGAAGGCTCCCCCGGCGCCCGTCGCCGTGAAGCTCAACAACTTCGCGGCCCCGCATAAGATTGATCCGCCCGCGGCCTCGCACATCGCCCTCGGCGCCTCGGCGGCTTCCATGCCGAACCACGACGCTCATCCGTCGGCGGTGAAGCTCGGCAACTCAGCCGTCAACCCCACCGGTCCGGCTGTCGCCACTAAGGTAAACATGGGTGGCGGTATGCCTAACATGAACGCCAGCAATACCGGCAACGGCCCGCGCGCCTCCTCGGTGAACCTCGGATCCGGTTCGCCGAACGGTTCCGTGGGTGGACACGATCGTGCAGCCGCCCCCGTGGCGGGTCTCAGCAACAGCTTCGGCAGGCCCGGTGGTCATGGCGCTGGTGGCCCTGCAGCCGTCAGCGTCGGTGGACTCGGCCAGGTGCAGCACGCCGCTGCTCCGCCTCCCGCACCGAAGTCGGCTGCGACTCCGCCGGCACTCACCTATCGTCCTGAGCCTGCGTACACCGAGGAAGCTCGCGCTGCGCACATCGAAGGCAACGTTCAGGTTCGTATCCGCGTGCTCACCAACGGCACCGTGCAGTTCATCAGCATCGTGCATGGCCTCGGCTATGGCCTTGATGCTCAGGCCCGCAAGGTTGTGGAAGGTATGCGCTTCAAGCCGTCCATGGACGCCTCCGGTCAGCCGGTCGAGTGGACTGGCGAAGTCATCATCCGCTTCCACCTCAGCTAAATCTTCATGCGGGTGCGACCGAAAAGGGTTGCATCCGCATCTGATTGTTTACCGATTCACCTGTTTCACGAGTTTCCCCGTCTCATATTCACGGTGGGCTCGCTAGACGTTCACCGCAAGACCAAGGAGTTCCTAAGCCCATGATTCTCCGGACGAAACTGACTGCTGCAGCTTCACTGTTGTTGCTGACCGCTCCGGCCCTCACGGCCTCGGCCTTTCCCCTCATGGGGAAGAAGAAGCCGACCGTGGCGACCGATCTTCATAAGCCGAACGCAGCGCAGAATGCTCTGATCGACAAGGCAATCACGCGCGAAGCGGTGGTGGTCAAGACACTCAAGGAGCGCGCGCCGCTCGTCGAAACCTACATCCAGAACATGCGCCCGGACAAGGTCATGAGCCAGGTTCCTGACTCGGACCAGCACTTCCTTGGCCGCGTCGACTTCGGCAAGGTCATCACGGACGTGAACTACACGCCCGACAAGAAGGACCTCGGCGAGAAGAAGGGCAAGTTCGGCCTCGGCTTCCTCAAGGGTTCGCTCGGCTTCATCAACGGCCTCTCCGCCGGCCTGCACCTGCAGTATCACCAGGCTGGCTTCGTGCAGATGCTGTTGATCGATTCGAACAGCTTCAACCGCCAGACGTATCAGTTCTCCTACGTCCGCAGCGCCTTCCTCGGCTCCGTGCCGACGCTCGTCTTCGACGTTTCGCCGATCAAGAAGAACGCTACCGGTCGCTTCATCGGTCGTATCTGGATTGAAAAGG
Above is a genomic segment from Granulicella cerasi containing:
- a CDS encoding putative bifunctional diguanylate cyclase/phosphodiesterase translates to MRGEIQQEILDMIASGCTMAETAEHVCRYAERFAPGAICTVIRVDHEGVLHPLAGPSIPPEYSAALEGVRVGPTSGSCGTAAYRRASVSVTDIFTDPLWADYPVLAEMLAEKSGVTACWSSPILLRDGRVLGAFGFYYREHRGPTEEERRIVEECVDLCALALERDEVRAENFRLSYVDLLTGLGNRASFLKTLERYGVDTETPFAVLVFDIDRLARFNDVLGHSAGDRLIHEIGKLVSQITAPAPLFRIDADEFAVFVDGADAEEKISQIGREILAAIPTVADRAGHVNFPLSVSCGVAVAQPSAHIDVAGVMQRANLALHHAKQTGRGSCVQYEESLSSAAAHEFRVLQTMTHALAEARVEPYYQPIVHIDTQEIVSLEALCRVRTPAGDVVSADQFGEALQSLSMGSFVTDRMLELVARDMRLWIDEGLPLRHVNINLSVADFRKERLRERVAAAFAKYRVPLEHVILEVTESVYMDEHDRRVAEEIERLRADGLRVALDDFGTGFASLTHLLHFPVDILKIDKSFVHRISDGDSGVVIIKALLDMAHGLGMRVVAEGVETEQQALQLQRLGCALAQGYLFGRPVSRDETTVLLKARLAATSVLPIR
- a CDS encoding thioredoxin family protein — encoded protein: METSVRTRIVAASALFGTILAAAACSPLGTSVHAAQQLTPEQRKAMHQPVIHPQPRHIYPDTTAAAGDLQAALKKAKAEHKRVIVDFGGDWCGDCQVLDVYFNQAPNDALLAKYFVKVNVNIGHEDANLDIAKRFGMALKGVPALAVLDARGKVLYAQGNEFSDMRYMEAQSVTDFLNKWKA
- a CDS encoding VWA domain-containing protein; translation: MKTAVVLALVAGAAWAQEEKLRVGAPVSVPIVVRDKKGDGVAGLGKDNFSIKVDGKDQPVTGVTAGPGGPVVLGLVVDVSDGERDNLERTKRAARALIDGLQPGDKMFVVQFARQIELLEEPTNDRAKLVKALNLLGTSSPTFNPHMPPDEGRDKEGRRIESGGNSLNDAVYLSCEEVLAREKGRRVLVVVSDGVDIRSKKSSTELVESIERTRAVVYTAYTPTKLQPREGQGNRGGQQGGNGGGSGRPSIGGWPGSTYPGSGSPTGGSGGGNSPNGQNKPTTGDREHRPNVDGTQVLAKLSRNSGGRFLSGERHDTLEDGMASIATDMKAMYWVEFTPIGPAARQAYHLFDLDVHGSDKGKKVELQAPDGYYAAS
- a CDS encoding energy transducer TonB, encoding MAKPLRSDDPNPKSVQFSQFGVLEDKHRSSRSFMVSIGINVTIAALIAILGLVAKNNPVVAKKLTAIALPPKPPEPPKPAPKLPKPPPPPLPKPPVIKEEPKPLPEPKPLPEPKPVPVPVVPKPVPPTPKAPPAPVAVKLNNFAAPHKIDPPAASHIALGASAASMPNHDAHPSAVKLGNSAVNPTGPAVATKVNMGGGMPNMNASNTGNGPRASSVNLGSGSPNGSVGGHDRAAAPVAGLSNSFGRPGGHGAGGPAAVSVGGLGQVQHAAAPPPAPKSAATPPALTYRPEPAYTEEARAAHIEGNVQVRIRVLTNGTVQFISIVHGLGYGLDAQARKVVEGMRFKPSMDASGQPVEWTGEVIIRFHLS
- a CDS encoding DUF421 domain-containing protein; amino-acid sequence: MSNMFHLPIPVVEKLARPVIMYIVLVGFLRIFGKRELAQLNPFDLVVLLCLSNTVQNAIIGDDNSVTGGIIGAVGLLGINWLLSKAIFRSPRLTSALEGDRTILIKDGRVDEKALQAEALTHRDLTSVLNRNGFNSPSDVSECALEPNGTFFVQGKSPSPIESRETGLQESVDQLTRQVAELRKLLEAR
- the acs gene encoding acetate--CoA ligase, whose translation is MSTNNEGSTQGGATADSGSFDSLMRENRVFPPPAEFASRAWIKSEMEWEAMYRRSIEHPELFWAEAAEELSWSKKWDKVLEGTFPDPKWFTGGKLNLCYNAVDRHVEAGRGDKVALIWEGEPVGQVVKLTYSQLLVEVQRFANVLKAHGVKKGDRVAIYMGMTNELAIAVLACARIGAIHSVIFGGFAAHAISDRVKDCDCRVVVTQDMSYRRGAPIKLKEIVDAGLESCPDVRSVIVYQREPKFETPMKAGRDSWWHEEAAKVSAECPCAEQEAEDPLFILYTSGTTGKPKGLVHTTGGYAVQTYLTTKYVFDIHDDDIYWCSADIGWITGHSYVVYGPLQNGATVLLYEGAPNFPEQDRFWQIVDDHKVTIFYTAPTAIRAFIKFGVDKVRKHSLASLRLLGTVGEPINPEAWMWFHREVGHENCPIVDTWWQTETGGHMLAPIPGAIATKPGSATRPFFGIEPAVLTKEGDPVPNDHGGLLVIRKPWPSMARTIWGDDERFAQAYFSEIPGCYFTGDGARCDADGYYWLMGRVDDVINVSGHRLGTMEIESALVAHPKVAEAAVVGRPDELKGQAIAAFVSLEYGLDPSDELKQELRQWVAKEIGALARPDDLRFTPILPKTRSGKIMRRLLRELATTGDIKGDTTTLEDFSLLAKLRDNDD